The genomic region AACCACCAGTCAGCGTGACAACCACCAGTCCCCATGTCAACCACCAGTCCTTGTGTCAACCACCAGTCCCCATGTCAATCACCAGTCCCTGTGTCAACCACCAGTCCTTGTGTCAACCACCAGTCCCTGTGTCAACCACCAGTCCCCGTGTCAACCACCAGTCCCTATGTCAACCACCAGTCCCTGTGTCAACCACCAGTCCTTGTGACAACCACCAGTCCTTGTGTCAATCATCAGTCCCTGTGTCAACCACCAGTCCCCATGTCAACCACCAGTCCCTGTGTCAACCACCAGTCCCCATGTCAATCACCAGTCCCCGTGTCAACCACCAGTCCTTGTGACAACCACCAGTCCCCGTGACAACCACCAGTCCCCGTGACAACCACCAGTCCCCGTGTCAACCACCAGTCCCCGTGTCAACCACCACTCCTCGTGTCAACCACCAGTCCCCGTGTCAACCACCAGTCCCCGTGACAACCACCAATCCTTGTGTCAACCACCAGTCAGCGTGACAACCACCAGTCCCTGTGTCAACCACCAGTCCTTGTGTCAACCACCAGTCCCCGTGACAACCACCAGTCCTTGTGTCAACCACCAGTCCCCGTGTCAACCACCAGTCCTCGTGTCAACCACCAGTCCTCATGTCAACCACCAGTCCCCGTGACAACCACTAGTCCCCGTGACAACCACCAGTCCCCGTGTCAACCACCAGTCCCCGTGTCAACCACCACTCCTCGTGTCAACCACCAGTCCCCGTGTCAACCACCAGTCCCCGTGACAACCACCAATCCTTGTGTCAACCACCAGTCAGCGTGACAACCACCAGTCCCTGTGTCAACCACCAGTCCTTGTGTCAACCACCAGTCCCCGTGACAACCACCAGTCCTTGTGTCAACCACCAGTCCCCGTGTCAACCACCAGTCCTTGCGTCAACCACCAGTCCCCATGTCAACCACCAGTCCTTGTGTCAACCACCAGTCCCCGTGACAACCACCAGTCCCCATGTCAACCACCAGTCCTTGTGTCAACCACCAGTCCCTGTGACAACCACCAGTCCCCATGTCAACCACCAGTCCCTGTGTCAACCACCAGTCCCCGTGTCAACCACCAGTCCCTGTGACAACCACCAGTCTCCGTGACAACCACCAGTCCTCGTGTCAACCACCAGTCCTCATGTCAACCACCAGTCCCCGTGACAACCACTAGTCCCCGTGACAACCACCAGTCCCCGTGACAACCACCAGTCCCCACCTGCACCCTACAGCACACAGCTGCCGCGTACACAGAGCGTGATGCGCAAACATTCCATCCATCAGCAACAGTGCATAACGCATCTCAAACACACCGTACGATACACACCTTAGCTGAAAATCATCCATCAAACTGAAATAATCCAGTTCCACTCTAAGGCATGCAGAGACCAAACACGAACACAGTATCTGAATTAAGACAGTCTTAAGAAGACAGTCTTCTCGTATCCTGTTTCAGTCAAGCAGAGAGTGGGGGGGAGACTGTGTAAAACTTTTGGCAGCGCCGCTGTTAAACTATTCAAATACCTGCATCCATAACCGAGCCTCCTATGTAGTAACTagggctgtttttttttttccctggtTAGCCACCGAAGACAAGGCGAAGCGATAATTCCCACTGGCCAGGAGATCTTTCGCATAAATGGACAATTTTTGTATTGACTCACATCAGACCAAATGTTTTCGCTTATCGTCTGCACAGAACGTGAAGGACTGAGGACGCGTACGCGGGAGCCACAACTGCGAAATCAGTTTAATTCCTGCTTATTGCGCTTCGTCTCCTGCTTATTTATTCTTTGCACCGTTTAGTAAGATTTACAACGTCGTGGTTCTGAAAGCCTTCCAGCACTAGCGTAGTCATGCAGGTCCCACAAGGTTTTATTGCTCTAAGATTTCTTTATTGCTGTCATCCATACATGCTTACCATATCACAAAATGTTTCTGCTGACTTGGGGATGTGTGGGAAAGCTAGACTGTAAAGATATTATGTGGCATTGAAGTTCATGATGTTCAAGTGTTTGCTGAAAAGTGACGGTGTGAGACTCCTGGTCCCAGGTGAGGATTATCTGGCATGATGACAGTTGAGAACTCTGGACGGTTTTTGTTGGTGTGGGAAGCTATCGCACACAAAGACGACTGATATCCCCTGCCATActattgtacacacacacacacacacacacacacacacacacacacacacacactgtctaccTTCCCTTCTTAATACTGTCGTGCTATTCTACATTCCCATACGTTTGCTGCCTGGTCTGATCCCTCCTGATTTCTTTCTCGTGATAAAACAGGCTCCCTTTTATCAGTAAACGTTCCTCTCTCCGGGAGATGGGCCAGGACAGGTTGTGCGACAGAGACCCTGTCTGGTGAGAGCGTCAGGCGGGAGAGCCCAGACGATTCTCCTGCTGGAGGGGTCTCTTAAGTGAGCGTAGCAGTGACAAATTCTGGACACGAACCAAAACGGATTCGGTTGATTCGAAGTTGCGGGAGACGTAAAGGAATGTTCCGACATTAGCGAAGTTGTAGCGCGTGTTAAAGGGGCTCAGAGCTGGTGCTTGAGCTGAGGGCTACGGCCATGCCTTAGCTCCCAATCTGGGGCTCTTACAGCTCTACAGAGACTGGGAGGAAGAGCGAGTCTGGGGAGGGGAGATGTGCGTTAGCTCTCAGTGAGGGGCAAAGAGGGCAGCTCAGAGGTAGGCTCCCCCGAGTCTAATGTCAATGATCTACACAGGGGGCAGCAGACCCACTGAGATATCTCCATCCCAGCTTAGGCGACTCACAGCAGGCCTGGGAGCCTCAACACTGGCCTTCACCAGCAAACACTCAGACAtctcctaacacacacagacatgagcGGACAGCGTGGAGCAATCCAAGAAAGGAAAGATCCTCACGCCTTTCAGTTCCTGTTAAAGCTAAGATGTGGCGTTAAACAACATGTTTGTTTTAGgggctttttttttgttcaaacaTCTTGCAAGGTCTAACGTTTTAGCTGATAGGCTACTCGGCTATGTTCTAAAGGAGGAAAATGACAACAACTTTAGATAAATTGGACATTTTATTTGTGAAAAACTACAAGCAAAATGCATAAATAGACATTTCTATTTGAAGCAGAGAAAATGATAAGGTAGCCTCTAAGAGCAAAGTCGTGCACATGCCGGAAACCGTGTAGTATCTGAACATTGTAGTAGCTAGAGACATGGAGCAATgatcaataaaaaaaaaggaaagaaaagaagaagaaaagaaaattcCCCAAATACACTTACACAAGTAAAATGAACACACAAAGAATTACCAAATACACTCAGCATCTAGcaagaaacaaaacagaatGACAAATTTCAAATGAAAAGGTTAGATTAATACACTAAGACCCTACATCATTACGAAACAAACTGGAAAGGCGCTTCCACAACAACGTTGAATTAGGATCAAATGAAACAACTGGgtgtactgtacatttatattgAAGTTTCACATGGTTAATGCTACTGCATATCACAAGTAAACAAGCATTCTATAACTGGGTTTCTGACAAGGAAGCTAAAAATGTAACCATCTTTACACAGTAAATTAAGGTTACTGGTCGTACACAAGAACAGAACTGCTTGCGCGtttgaaaataaaaagaaaagaacaaaagaaaacgttcagctCCATTGCCATTTGTAGCCTATTATGTTGACATTTGCACCATTTTTGAGTTACACATACAAGCATTGTttaaactgattttttttttcaaatttcaATAAATTAAGATACAATTCATTGTTTTTTCATCTCTTTACAATTTTACAAAAATTAGCTAACTGTTTATGATAGCGGGTAAGGCAAGTGAAAAGATGGCTATATTCATAAGAAATGTAAAGTAGGCTGTACATTGCTTAACAAGGTTTGGAGACACTACAGGGGTTGAAATGAGGCTAAAACTCAAGAGTTTGGAGCAgacaccccaccaccccaatcAATGATTTGCCGAACATTTTTCTTCATTCACGTTTCGTTCACATTGCATATtcttagaaagaaaaaaagtcaTCAAAATGCAGTATAAATTCCATGTACATTTTGTTTTTGAATTATGCACAGATCATCTCAGTACAGGAGACAAGGGTGGTTGAGGACTGGTACAACTTATGCTTTCTGAATCCAACAGTCACTGGTTAAtatcacaaatacacaaacaagaCATGGTTACTGTCTCATTAAATGAATTGGTAAAGCCTTCATTTGTACATAACACTAGAGGACTATGCACTACGGTTGACCCAACATGACATATTTCAAAGGATTCATCACTATTGGAAAAAAAGAGGCATAAAATTCTACTTCATTGCATCATTGGAGGACCAAAACCAAGTCTTCATTTCCATTAGGAGTGATACACCGATACTTTCACGCCTGTTCACTGATACTTTCACGCCTGTTCACACTTCTGATCCTAAATATGAACCGCTTACTATAACATACTCAGCATAAGTAATAAGCAACTTACTTGATTATAAATGCTTACACATGGCAATACTGCTGCATCAGATCCGACCCCCTCAACTGATCATGTCTTCTGAGAATCAGCACAGTAATGTACAACATCTAATGCGGATGTGGCATTTACAGGTTTGATTCCAAAGTAATTAATGATTCTCAGTATAGATACACTGTGATTATAAAGTGGACAAGAATTAGACAGTTGATATGGATTATATTAgactttatttaaaatgtattatatatCACACATATGATAATTACATTTCAAATTGTTATTTGTCTAGCATGTCATCAATATCAAATTCCTTTGGTCCTTCAATAAATAAAACTCATATAATATACACATACTTTATACAGGTTTAATACAGTTCAAGAGGACATTATGTGGATCTTTTGATTTGAGGGACACTAGTTAATCACTAGTTAAATTTTACCATTGTGTCCTGAAGAATTTATTTTCTTCCAGTGACATTTTGGGTTTCTAAGTATATTTAGTAGTTATTACATTATGAATCATATAAATCAGTACTTTCACTGATTTTACTAACTGAATTTTAGATTGTGTGACAACTATCCTTCAAGTACAGCGGAACATACTCTGAGTGCATTACAACGTGTACGAAGGCCTAATTCAAAACGACAGACTAGCTAAGCTAGTCCTTTAACTAGAGAAATTCATTTGTTTCAACGGAATGCTCTTTTAGTGTTTTTACTATTTTCCATAAATAACCAAGCACCAAAAAATGGTCAAACAAATCCCTTTGAAGCCATTAATAAAACCAAACAGTAACAACAAGCCAAGTTAACAAAGAGGAACGGTTCTGATTAACTCCTTGACACTGTTGCATGAGAATAAACTTAAACCTCCTTTTTAGGATTTCCAATCCAAATATTACACTGCGCACGCTACTCCAAACGCCTCGTCACTGTTCATAAACTCCAGCCGACCTCCATCCATCTGAAGACAGAAAGCGAAGCGTCCGAAGACGAGCGTCAGCAGCACGGGGCCCAGCCAGCCTGGTGACACGTGAAGTTAAGAGAACCACCATGATGGAGTGGCCAGCCTTCCTCCCAGAGCTCACGTACGTGGTGGGGGTGTGCCAGGCTGagcaggaaggggaggggcctaAACTCAAGGACCTCACTGCGTGAAAAGACGGTCCGAGGCGATCCGATTCACAGTGTAGCTAGCACCAATGTTGAAGGGTTTCTCAGGAGGCTCTGGCAGGAAACCAATCCAACTCTTTAAAACCTCTAAAGTGTAAAAAGGAGCCATCTACGTAGTCTAGCTTCGACGAAACGAATCTCTAAAAGTATTAAAGATGCAACAGATAATAAATAAGTGTTGTAGCTGTTTGAGAATTGTTAAAATGTAGGTGGGTATTGTGCACAGCAGATGTTTTTgtcttacaaaaaaaaaaaagagaaaaaaagttgATTCAGCCTGAAATTCACTtacaaatataaaacaatacatACAAGAGTGTGACGCTGTAAAGGAGATGTTCCCAGAGTCCCTGCTATCACTCCAGTGCTGCTGAGGTGAGACTGAGAATCCATGATGGTAAGGTCCAGAGAGATGGTATCTCCGCCAACCAATCCCAGAGGGTgaatgcgtctgtgtgtgtgtgtatgcgcacacacatttgcgtgtgaatgtgtgtgttatgtgcacAAGGAACGTCGGTCCCTCTGTCACTAATCAAAAGTGAAAGGGGTTGGAATCGGGGCAGGGCACATAGGGGAAAAGGGGAAACAACGCCCGGGTCTCCCCGCATCTCCACAGTGTCCTATGGGGGCGTGGGGCAACTCAGAACGATTCGTCGTGCCCCACCGAGAGGTCTCCTTTGGGGGTGGAGGCGCGGGACGAGCCCTTGTCCATGCACTCGGAGCCAGAGCTCTGGTGCTGCTGCTCGGAGGCCGTGCTGGAGGTCACCGTGGACGAGGAGGTGGACGAGGAGCGGCTCTTCTCCTTAAAGTCCGTTATGATCACCGTCACGTTCCCCACCGTGATGGCCAGCTGCTGGGCTGTGCTCCGGTCCACGTTCTTCAGCTTGGGTCTGCCAGGCACACAGAAGCGTTAAGTAAGGACACACCAGCTACACGCTACATGCACAGCAATAAATGTGGCTGTTCCCAGGTAACATAGCCAGGATACATTTTGATTCTTTCAATAGCATCATTTTACCAAAGCAAaggatggttttttttttacccataaAGTAACCAAGAGCAAATACTGTAAAGCAATTCTTAAAAGTGGCTGTTAGGCTGCGTCTCAATCGGTTTGCGTTTAGATAGCGCTGAATATATCAATGACTGGCACTAGCTGTTCAGATCTCTCACAGACAATGTGGCGCATTAAGCTTCGTTGGCATTGTGAGGCAGAGACAGAAATGTGGGAAGGCTGCcagaagtgtgtgtttttgtgtgtgtgtgtttgtgcgtggcacggggagggtggggggtggggttacgCAGTGCTGCTCATTTGAGCTCAGCCCACGACTAACTCGCACTCGCACACTCATTCAGAGTAaaggggacagagggagagggagatggacgaggtgggggaggggtgggattGTGAATCAGACTGGCTCTTACGCTGAACTATGCTGCAGCTGCCTGCCAGCTTTGTTCACTGACAGAATGACTTACAGTAGCTATTCAAGCTGACATGAGCCATCACAAGCTGTAGTTATTAATATACTACCACCTCTGGGTTTTTACAGCCTGCCATTAAGCATCCTAATGACACAGAGATTGGGACTCTACTTCTCTAACACACATCTGCTAAGGGGGTCATTTTTTTTTCACTACAACAACAAAGAAAATAAGACGACGACAAACCAACCAGAGTTTGCTACAGATCTAAAAAAGTTAAGCACCTTGAGACGTGAGAGTTCTTAGTCTTGGTGGTTGATTTCCCAGACTGTATACTGTTTCTTTCACTGGGTGGACTTTGATGGATGTCTGTCTTGGGTCTGCAAAGAGATCACGAGAGCAGAGCGATTGATGTGCATTAGAAGCGGAGCGGTGGCGAGGTCCACTGAGGCGTGTGCCCGGCGCCGGCGTGCCCTACCTGGTCTTTTTGCTGCTGGGTTTCTTGGTGATGGCCGGAGTGATGTCCTTCTCCAGCTggtccttcttctccttctggaGATGGTCCTTCTCCAGCTGGTCCTTGGAGGGCTGCTCCGGTTCGGGCGGGCTGCGCTCGGTGCGCTCCACCTCCGCCCGCTCTACCTCCGCCCGCTCCACCTCCGCCCGCTCCTTCTCTGGCCTTTCTGgcttctccttcttctccttcttgggtgggggtggggtggcgtACTGCTGTGCCACCTGCTGTGCCACCAGCTGGGAGTTTATTCGGGGCTTCCtgtggggggggcagagggcaCCGAGCTCACGTCAACTCCATCAGCACATCGCCCAACTCGACCCGACCCGGGGCCCCGTCTGTGGGGCGTGGCACGCCGCCCTTCCCAACCCGACCCGACCCGGGGCCCCGTCTGTGGGGCGTGGCACGCCGCCCTTCCCAACCCGACCCGACCCGGGGCCCCGTCTGTGTGGCGTGGCACGCCGCCCCTCCCAACACGACCCGGGGCCCCGTCTGTGGGGCGTGGCACGCCGCCACTCCCCATGCCCACTTTAAGTGGTctgtatttctttattttcaaaAGAAATAACGCATAATAATTTGACTTTCAATTTTTTGCAACAATGGTTGAAGAGTaagtaaaaaatataaaaggtTTTTGTTCACTTGGAAATATTGCCCCAGACCTTCTATTTTGGCTTTTGAAGGGCTGTCAGTGGCCTCATTATTATTCATACTGCCATGTGCTGCCCACCCCTTCACATGTCTTGAAATGACTTATTTTCAGATGACGCACACTGATTCATGGCGTTTAAATAGGGGACACACATGTCACAACTCACTGGAAAATAACCAGATGCCATTGCAGCAGGCTCAGAACTATTTGACAATATTTTCTCTACCAAAGCtgagtagtttttttttttttttgcaagaaTATTAAAACTGAATACGAGATGCAGTTGTCATTTCAACATCAAGCTTGAAATAATGATACGGGCTCTGGGCAAATTATGCTCTCTCTCATCTGTGGGTTACCTTTCAGAATACATAAATCCTAACATTAGACTTCTATTAACATTATGCTTTTATTagatttaaataaaattaacaCCATGCCCGCGTATATGGTGTGGACGTGATAAAAGGGTGAAAGTGAAAGCGTGTTTAAAAGGACTATTTACTCAGTGCCTGATCAACAGGTCTGCTTACATAAAGCCCCATAAGCACACAGCAGGCCCTCTCTCCCGGTATGGCTCGCTAGCCGTTAAACTGTAGTTAGCAGTAAGTAAAGAAGAGGGCCCCCCGGGGAAGACATCCACCCTGGCCCTCCCTTAAAACCTACATGAGGTTAAGTGATCGTCGCGTCTGCGTGGGATCGGGTTCCCCGCTGGTAGGCCGGGTGCCCGTGTAGGACACCAGCTGGGCGGGCCTCTCGCAGGGCTGATATCACCACTCTGCTGCTCAACGAGGATGAGGAGCACAGGTGCACAGGGACACTTGTGGCAGTGCGGCGGCAGGCGTTAATCTAATTATGACCCAGGGGGtgaggtttggggggggggggttctcgcAGAGCAGGTTTGAGAGTCGGTGGTGCGCAATCTGGAACAAAAGGCTCTGGGAAGAAAGAGAGGGGCCCGCAGAGATGCTTCATGGAAACGCAACGCAGAATCCCACGATCGAGCAGATCCAGAACGGTGATGCACTTCAAGGGCCGTGTTCGTTTCCGGGCAGAATGTCTTCATTTCTCACCGTACACAcacgttaaaaaaaaaaacaaaaaaaaaaacgcctCTCTCCCCGCGATAGTCAGGGGATCGCAGACAGCAGACAGCAGCCGTTggctgcaggcacacacaccgtCTATCTCTCCCCCCTGCTCCTCGGTGCGGTGTTGAGTTAATTAAAAGCCGTGGGGCTGTGGCGGAGATCTGAGGCAAAGCCGTGTGCAGTCCGGGCCGGCTCATGTTCCCCTAGCATAATGGCTGACATCTGGCAGCAGCTGGGGGTAACACAGGATCTCAGCtgaagggggtgggggagggggtgggataATGGGGAGTGCGCCAAAGAGCCGACTACCATCGTTAACGTTGTCTAAACATTTTGACAGCGGAGCCTGCTTCACTTCGTTATCTCCCATCTTCTGGCTTGTTAGGGGCCGTGTTTTAAATGGGTTTAGCAACATCTCACAGTTCGGGGAGTTActaggttgggggggggggggtatcttgGTCATCTAAATGGCAAAGTGATCTTTTACAAGAAAACTTCACCCCACACTGCTATGAATGCTAACAAAGAACAAGAGCTAATCAAATCCACTAGTGCTAATGTGATGATGCACATCTGCTCCCCTTAACTAATTTTCTTCATAAGGCGTCGTCTTCGGTGACTTTGCCCAAGGAATCTTCATTGTGTAAAAGACGTGGCCAATTTACAGGCGGGTCAAAGAAGACATGAATTATGAGAATACTACACAGACATCTTGAGTGATAAAGCTCTTGCACTTGACCTTTCTATCTAACAGACAGCTTATGGATAGATAACACTACAGAATAAGAGGCAGCCTCTCCTGTGGAATCCACCTGGGTCCTTTTGTGCCAGAGATATCTCTCCTCACCCTTATGACTGATGGGATACAGGCACTTATCCCATAGGGGCCAGCCAATCAGAAGGCAATCAATCGCCTCATAATAAGGAATCATGTCAAAGAGCCCAGCACAATGCCAATCAATACAGCCTCAGTGGGGAATCTCAATGAGTCTGAGCCCTGAGGCACAGGCAATACAGAATTTAGCCCAGAGCTACTAGGATAAACATGGAGCTTTTTGTTATTCCTTTATAAAAGGACATTAGGAAGTAAAATAATTTCACTGCACGGCATTTAGTCACGGTGGAGTCAAATTAAAGGAAGTTGCCACCTCTTTAGTCACTTACCGCCGGAGACGGAGTTGGAGCGTGTTCACGGTGCCACACCACTGCCTGGCGAGCTTCATTAAATGCAAACAatcagcaacaaaaaaaaagagccaaaaaaagaaGGCAGGATAATTGTGAAGCGTGTGGCACATGGACTGGGTCAGCAGTGTCATTCAGCTCAGCCTCAGCAGCCCCAGGGTATCCGCTCTGATCCAGCCCAGGGATTTGTCAGAAACACGTGCTGAGCTTTTACTAAACAGCTACACGTGGGAGTCGACctgcaagggggggggggcagaatccCTTCTAACCTCGGGTTAGGCTGGGAGCACACCGCTGCAGGCGGACACGGCTGTGACTGATCTGATCAAACCACCACccgccccacctccaccaccctcgcGCTCCGGCTCTCTTGCCAAGTACTGAGATTTGTATCGGGGCGTAGATCAGAGAGGCAGAAATAGGCCGGGCGGTTAAGCGATGATTCAGCGCCAGTTGTAATTCAGTCACGGAAGCGTGCTGGCATGTCAGGAGCGCTGTCAAAAGCTCCAGAGCATGGCAGAAACCACACAATGCATTATTTACAGACCAGCACATGAGCGGCTCAACCCAGCCACGATCTGTTTACTGGGTGATGTATTAACCGAGGCAGCAGTCCTCTGTACGGCTGCCCGTATGAGCACGTGCTGGCAGCAAAACAACGCTTTCCCCGGCCAACCGGCGTCTCCGTAAGAAACGCTAGCAGCGTGTCATTTGTGAATATTGCGGGATGAAATTTGTGGCTGCACAATTACGGCGAGTCCTACAATCTATTCCGCTTGGCAAGACGACAGCGGCGGAGCTCGGCACCAGCGTGCAAGTAGGTCCATGTCATCTCTAAGTGCTCTAAATTCTACAGACACTCCACACCTGCTGGGACGGCTCCCTACCGTCTCATTAGGCGGTGAATGACAGCTCCTCAGGCCGAGCGCCCCGTCATTCTCCGCTAACGGGATGAGTGAAGTGGGACACTGCTCTGAGCAGTAAGACAGCTGCTATTAGCACAAACTACTTAAAGGCCAAGCGGACAAGACAGGAGGAATATGCTGGATACACAAACCTTGCGCCGAGTCTAGAAGCAGCAAGATGGTGTCATTTAGTGGTTAAGGGATAGGCCTTTAGATTAAACAAATTTACTCCAATAATTATGGATACTTGTTGGGATATACACCACTCTCCAGTTGACTCTTAGATAAACAGCGCCCATCATACTGACAATTTCAACAAAGCGGGTTTTGCTTGAGATTTATAGCTCAAGGTTCTGGTTAAGTTAGCTCAAGGTTGTAGCCAAGCTCTGCGTTCCAGACAGAGATAAATGAAACATCACCTATAGCCGGGTGGCAGAACGAGAGAGTACTTGAGTGAAGAGAGGCTATAGAAAAGCCCTCAATTAACACCGCTCTCCAATTCAAGTGTGGGGCTGGGGGATGTGGCAGTGGGTCACAGCCTCAGAGACTGCACCACAGAGGACAGCCAGGTCCAGGCAGAGGCAATCACGCCGACAGCTGTTAATAACATGGTACAGCGCGGAACCTCAAGGACTTAAATACTCCACGAAGAGCTGGAGAGCCGTGCCACATCCCTGCAGCTGGTGCACCATACGGATTCCATTACTGCGCCTGAGAGCAGGATTCTCCTGGatgttcggggggggggggacgacgacTCATGGCTTCTTTCTCAACTGTGAATTCCATTCCCTCCGCTAGCACAGCTGAAGATGTTTTGCAGCATTTATTCTCTTCACGTGTCTCGAATTGAAGATTCGACATCACGGCACTTTAAAAGGGTCCCGCTTGGGCTAAAACGTCCGTTCCCGACATCCCCGCCACAGTCGAGGCGGAGCCCCCGCGCGGCGGCCTGTGCCGATCCTCTAGTGAGGGTGTGTTAAGCTGCATGgctggagtgggggagggggatgaTGGAGTCGCCGGTTTCTGGCGCGTGTTAAACAAGCTCGGGGACTCGGCTCCCATAAGCCATTCCGCTAAACGATTAGTGGCACGGCGCCTGCTCACCAGAGCCGAGATGGAGCGAGGAGGCCTGCGGACAGCACCTGGAGAACAGCCCCGGGGTTCCGGCGTGTTCCGGCGTGCTGCCGCTCACGACCGGGGAGAAGGACATTAAACATTCATCCCCTTCCTCCTTCTGGGATCCCGCGCTCCTTTCGCTTTGCGAGAAAATCTTCCGAGATCGCGACTGTGGGCTCGACAAATCCTGCGGAAAAGGGAATTCCTTACGCAGATAAGGATCTCGTTTCCTGGACAGAGGACAGCGAGTAAAAAAGCAGCAGTAATCACGAAGAAGCTTGTACCGACAAAGTCAACCCTTaggggttttttcttcttccccCCTGCTGGCAGTAAGTGTCCTGTCTCCTGAGGCAGAAAGCTAACTCCATCATCTGTCCACGGGGGAGGGCTTCCCCTGCCACCTGACCTTTTCCCTGCCAGGTTCTGACagccacacacccacagccagGTGCCGTGACGGCGTTAGACACGTCTGAGCTGCTGTCCGTCGGCCGCCCCTCCTTTACAGAGTCTGGGGCGGAGAGGGGTGGCCCCCCCTGTGCCCTCACGTGCCCTTTCTCCACTGCGAGTTAACAGAATCAGTTTCAAACGAGCTTGGCGCTGGCTCCGGGCGAGGCAAGCGCTGCTTAGCCCAGTCAACATTTCACGGGATGTTTTATGTCTAGATTGGGCTGGGCTGCAAAACTAATGAGGGAGGAAGACAACACAAAACGGCTCCTCCCGCTCAGCACTCGAACAGAAACCAAGAAGAATCTCTCGACAAGGTACCGTCCTTCACTTATACGGGAAAGATGGTGATCTATTCCTTTAGGCCGTGCTGCTGCAGTGGAATCTCAACTCAAATGCACAGCCCACAGCCGCAAAAAACAAAGCACTTGTTAAAAGTAGAGAGAAGAGTGCCAGCA from Brachyhypopomus gauderio isolate BG-103 chromosome 8, BGAUD_0.2, whole genome shotgun sequence harbors:
- the rybpb gene encoding RING1 and YY1-binding protein B, with amino-acid sequence MSTFTRRRSGVNVSIFPSETFKAKTPDDWAPRSHAVREPLRPASSPCARACLPARACLPARAAAVLTGSSSQLSLIVETFFRLFFRRFLLTMGDKKSPTRPKRQAKPAAEDGFWDCSVCTFRNGAEAFKCSICDVRKGTSTRKPRINSQLVAQQVAQQYATPPPPKKEKKEKPERPEKERAEVERAEVERAEVERTERSPPEPEQPSKDQLEKDHLQKEKKDQLEKDITPAITKKPSSKKTRPKTDIHQSPPSERNSIQSGKSTTKTKNSHVSRPKLKNVDRSTAQQLAITVGNVTVIITDFKEKSRSSSTSSSTVTSSTASEQQHQSSGSECMDKGSSRASTPKGDLSVGHDESF